In Chrysiogenia bacterium, one DNA window encodes the following:
- a CDS encoding HAMP domain-containing histidine kinase yields the protein LINKVDENGKPLDESFTQDDAKLLQLIGSQVAKAVHVTQLRTEQERNERLATIGQMISGLMHDMQTPMTSIVGFVELMGLPDCDAKEREEFSEIVKKEVDRLTQMIRAHLDFAKGKTDILLKKMGVGKFVEDMVNFLEKDFKENHIAIRTDLDYRGMIRVDESKIRRAFYNLAKNAKEAMPDGGTLTITTTEREGNVRFRFTDTGGGIPEEIRPRLFESFVTFGKENGTGLGLAQVKSAVDQHGGTIEVDSAIGKGTTFTITLPIGD from the coding sequence AGCTCATCAACAAGGTCGATGAAAACGGCAAGCCGCTCGACGAGTCCTTTACCCAGGACGACGCCAAGCTCCTGCAACTCATTGGCTCGCAGGTGGCCAAGGCCGTTCACGTCACCCAGCTTCGCACCGAACAGGAGCGCAACGAGCGTCTGGCGACCATCGGCCAGATGATCTCGGGCCTGATGCACGACATGCAGACCCCGATGACCAGCATCGTGGGCTTTGTCGAGCTGATGGGGCTTCCCGACTGCGACGCCAAGGAACGCGAAGAATTCTCCGAGATCGTCAAGAAAGAGGTCGATCGTCTGACCCAGATGATCCGCGCGCACCTGGACTTCGCCAAGGGCAAGACCGACATCCTGCTTAAGAAGATGGGTGTCGGGAAATTCGTCGAGGACATGGTCAATTTCCTCGAAAAGGATTTCAAGGAAAATCACATCGCGATCCGCACCGATCTCGATTACCGCGGCATGATTCGCGTCGACGAGTCGAAGATCCGCCGCGCCTTCTACAACCTTGCGAAGAACGCCAAGGAAGCGATGCCCGATGGCGGCACGCTGACCATCACGACGACCGAGCGCGAGGGCAACGTGCGTTTCCGATTCACCGATACCGGCGGCGGCATTCCCGAGGAAATCCGGCCCAGGCTCTTCGAGAGCTTCGTTACCTTCGGCAAGGAAAACGGCACGGGCCTTGGCCTTGCGCAGGTAAAGAGCGCCGTCGATCAGCACGGCGGGACCATCGAGGTCGACAGCGCCATCGGCAAGGGCACCACCTTCACGATCACCCTTCCCATTGGAGACTAG